A single window of Huiozyma naganishii CBS 8797 chromosome 10, complete genome DNA harbors:
- the KNAG0J00380 gene encoding uncharacterized protein (similar to Saccharomyces cerevisiae YMR265C; ancestral locus Anc_8.818): protein MEHTPVRRWCSLDGRALEPKLSILQVKKLHVYDFDNTLFRSPNPNEALYTSRLYGSVMQPDTPQNVGGWWDNPYPLEVAAKLLESSDDPYLYWNKRMLNLAALSNSSPDTLSIILTGRKENRFKDVFQDILAITLDKFPELEISLRFNAVCLKKFRKLDKKRDIKTLSTLKYKTDLLEDFLKTYHKIEEVTIYDDRINQVNSFKSFFSKNANKKKWPQLKQWFIVPVPPECSFLPVPLEVKFIQYLISEHNKSLTNTRKEKRYSLLWTHKRLAYGLRLRDQISLLSETVAHLKNTVYKNGQDLQIKNLANKSLSIPITKLREFIWKQHINDWKGNLKLNGGKDISAFLTILQKFYDNPSLTFEFDFCLHEIGIETLDVVDNDGPVSLNLYLSMTPTGKNKESFYTVFNRYLVLPPIDTIATPVVRNVNAIINEIPENPDIVWKRYTGPPIKITTTLQATAQMSTYIIRDR from the coding sequence GTCACCGAATCCCAACGAAGCGCTCTACACTTCGCGACTCTACGGTAGTGTAATGCAGCCAGACACTCCGCAGAACGTTGGGGGATGGTGGGACAATCCGTATCCGTTAGAAGTTGCAGCAAAATTACTGGAGAGCTCAGATGATCCCTATCTGTATTGGAATAAGCGTATGTTGAATTTGGCTGCGTTATCCAATTCCTCGCCAGATACGTTATCCATTATACTGACAGGAAGGAAAGAGAACCGTTTCAAAGATGTGTTTCAGGATATTCTGGCGATAACACTGGATAAATTCCCTGAGTTGGAAATAAGTTTAAGATTCAACGCTGTatgtttgaagaagtttaGGAAACTTGATAAGAAACGTGACATTAAGACTCTATCCACGCTCAAATATAAGACAGACCTGCTGGaagattttttgaagacgtACCACAAGATAGAGGAAGTTACGATTTACGACGATCGGATTAATCAGGTCAATTCATTCAAAAGCTTTTTCAGTAAGAACgcaaacaagaagaaatggcCCCAATTGAAACAGTGGTTTATCGTCCCCGTACCGCCTGAATGCAGTTTCCTACCTGTCCCATTGGAGGTTAAGTTTATTCAGTATCTTATTAGTGAGCACAACAAATCTTTGACAAATACGcggaaagaaaagaggTACTCCCTTCTTTGGACGCATAAGCGACTGGCGTATGGCCTCCGATTACGAGACCAGATATCCTTGTTGAGTGAGACGGTGGCTCACCTTAAGAACACCGTGTACAAAAACGGTCAAGACCTTCAGATCAAAAACTTGGCCAATAAATCTCTGTCGATCCCCATCACAAAACTTCGTGAGTTTATTTGGAAGCAACATATCAATGATTGGAAGGGCAATCTTAAATTAAATGGTGGGAAAGATATCTCTGCGTTTCTTACCATCTTGCAAAAATTCTACGACAATCCCTCCTTGACATTTGAGTTCGATTTCTGTTTGCATGAGATTGGGATCGAGACTCTAGACGTGGTTGACAACGATGGCCCAGTGAGTTTGAACCTATACTTATCGATGACCCCCACGGGCAAGAACAAGGAAAGCTTCTACACGGTGTTCAACCGGTACTTGGTTTTACCGCCCATTGACACGATCGCGACGCCGGTAGTTCGCAATGTCAACGCTATTATCAACGAGATTCCTGAGAATCCTGACATCGTATGGAAGCGGTACACTGGTCCACCGATCAAAATCACGACCACGTTGCAAGCTACGGCTCAGATGTCTACGTATATCATACGAGATCGTTAG